The genomic stretch CGAGCACCAGGTGATGGCCGCGCACGTCGCCGGCCTCGTAGGAACGGGGCTGCCATTCCAGTCGCCCAGCGGCTGCGAGCCGCCGCAGCGTGGCGGTGGCCTCCGGCGCGATGACACGCAGTCGCGCGCCGGCGTCGAGCACCGCGAGGGCACGGCCCTCCGCGACGGCGCCGCCGCCCACCAGCAGGACGGAGCGTCCCTCGAGTCGAAGGCACACGGGATAATCCAGGGCGTGTGAAGGCATGGCGCGCTTCATCGGACCGGGTGGAGGCCGCACTCGCGGTTCTCCGCGGACTCCCACCACCAGCGGCCCGCGCGCTCGTCCTCGTAGGGCTTCACCGCGCGCGTGCAGGGCGCACAGCCGATGGATGGGTAGCCACGGTCATGGAGCGCGTTGTAGGGCACGCTCTTCGCACGGACGTAGGCCCAGATGTCCCGGCTGCTCCACCTGGCCAGCGGGTTGAGCTTGAGCAGCCCATGCGCGCTGTCCACCTCCAGCGTCGCCACGTCGGTGCGGGTGACGGACTGCTCACGGCGCAGTCCCGTCACCCACGCCTGTTGGCCCGCGAGCGCGCGCGACAGGGGCTCCACCTTGCGGATGGCGCAGCATTCCTTGCGCGCCTCCAGGCTCTGGCGAAAGGAGAAGTAGCCCTTCGTGGACTCCAGCGCCTCCACGCGCGCGCGCTCCGGGAAGTACGTCTCCACGGTGACGCCGTAGCGCTTGCGCACCACCTCCATGAGCTCGTACGTCTCCGGGGGCAGGCGTCCGGTGTCGAGCGTGAAGAGGCGCAAGCTGGGCGCATGCTGGCGCGCCAGGTCGATGAGGACCATGTCCTCCACGCCGAAGCTGGAGGCGATGGCCGCGCGCGCGCCGAAGCGGCGCTCGGCCCAGGCGAGGAGGTCCTGCGCGGGGGCGTCCTTCACTTCGGCGGCTTCGGCGAGCAGGGCCGAGGCATGGGACTGCGGGGGCGACATGGTGACTCCAGGAAAAGAAAAGGCCCGCCTCTTTCGAGGGCGGGCCGCACGAGCAAGAAGGTTCGAGAAGGACGCGCTACACGCTTCTCGATGCTCGGCACCCGCCTGCGGGGGGACACTCGGGACACGCACGGCACAGACAGCACGCACCACCCGTGGCACAGGCGTCATCACCCCCGGCGGGGAGCACGGGAGAACGGGGGACACGGGCGTCGGCGGTGAAGGTCATGGGCGAGCGGTGCAGGGCTGGGTAAGGAAACGAAAACGGCCCGGTTCCTGGGACAGGAGACCGGGCCGGGAAGAGCGCGAGGAGGGAGGCTTGGAAGGGCTTCCCCTATGCGCGTCAACAACCCAGGTCCGGCTGACGACAACACGTACACGACGGACAGCAGCGGCTGGCAAACGGCGCGGCGGTCGGTGTGTGGGAGTGCGTCATCGCGAAGACCTACGCTAGCGGCTGTTTCAGGCGCGCGTCAACCGGTCGGCCTCGATGTGGCATGCGGGGCTGGGACGGCCCGAGGGGACGTCCGCTCGTCCGCCCGTCTGGGGGGCGGGACACGGCGCCAGCGGGTGAACGTCCGCGCAGACCTTGGAAGGAGGCGGGGAGGCGAGCCCTCGTTGCCCATGCGGCAGCGGGCATCACCTTTGCGGCGAGCCGGATTCACCCGTCACCCATGGAGGCCATCGATGGCGAGCACCAACAAGGACGTCGAGACGCTCAATTCGTTCCTGCGCGGCGAAATCTCCGCCGTGGAGACCTATCGTCAGGCGATCGGGCACGTCTCTGACGGACTGGCCCGTGACGCGCTGGAGTATTGCCAGCACGACCACGAGCACCGGGTCGAGGAGATTCGCGAGCGCATCCTGAGGATGGGCGGTGAGCCCGTGGAGAGCTCTGGCATGTGGGGCACCTTCGCCAAGCTGGTCCAAGGCGGCGCGGACGTCCTGGGCGAGAAGGCGGCCATCCAGGCGCTGGAGGAGGGCGAGGACCATGGCCTCTCCGACTACCAGCGCGACGCGGACCAGGTGCATGGCGAGAATCGACGCTTCGTGCGGATGGAATTGATTCCCGCGCAGAAGCGGACGCATGAGCGGCTCAGCCGTCTCAAGCGCACCCTTCACTAAGCGCGTGCCGCGCGGATGCGCGCCGGCCGGGTGTCTCGTTCCGGGCGCCCGGCCGGATTTTTCTCAACCCGTGCGACACGACACCGGCTTGAATCTCCGGGCATCCCGCCCGTCTCAGGCCACGCGCGGCGCCCTGAACCCTCCCCAGACGGGGTGTTGGAGCTTGTGCGCATGGCATGCGATACCTGGGGGGCTCGTCGCGTTTAGGGAGGCGGAGCATGTCGCCGGACCGCGGTTCATCGGAACGGGAGCCACGCCCGCAGCAGGTCTCAGGCGAGGAAGCCCGGACCGTGCCCGCGACCTCCACCTCGCTGATGGACGCCAGCCATGCGGGGACGCTGAGCGCGGGTTGTGAAGCCCTCTTCCGCTCCACCGAGACGACGCTCCAGTGGGCCTGGCGGGTGCTGAAGTGCGCGAAGGCGGGCCCGGGCGCGGGCCCCCTGGCCATGTCCGCCCGTCAGTGCGCGCTCGAGTTCCTGGACCGCGTCCCGCCCCATGTGCGCCGCGGCGTAGCGGAGCTCCTGGGGTACAGCAGCCTGTGGCAGGCGGTGTGTACGCGGCTGGGACGCCCGGTGGCGCGCTCCAACGAGGAGCTGCTGCATGAGCTGGGCGAGGACCTCCAGGTCCTGCTCCACGGCGCCCAGGCGCGTTTGGGGACCGCCGCCGCGCTGGAGCAGGGGCTCCTGGTCCACCTGGGCCGGCTGCGCGATTCCCGCCGGGGGGAGCCGGGCGCGCCGCTGGAGCTGCGCGCGGCCCTGGACGCCTTCACCCACTCCCTGTCCGAGCTGATGACCGCGGCCAGCGCCTACCGCCGCGCGTGGGAAGCCGCCGAGACGGAGCTGTCCGAGTCCGCCGCGTGGCTGGGCGCCGGAGACCCGGGTTTCTGCTCGTGGATGGCGGACCACCTGTCAGAGACGGTCTTCGCGTGGCGCAACGCCCAGGCCTCCGTCCGCATGCTGCGCGAGCTGGGCGAGCTGTCCCAGCAGCCGTAGCCGGACGCCTGCCTCACGCGTCCACGAGGATGCGGTGCCGGTAAAGCTCCAGCAGGACGTCCTCGGACAGGTCCGCCTGCTTGTTCTCGCGCAGGTGCTGGCGCACGGCGTCCACGGGCTCGCGTCCGGTGAAGTCGACGAGCAGGCCATAGGCTTCACCGGGCAGGGCCACGGCGTCGTATTCG from Myxococcus xanthus encodes the following:
- a CDS encoding DUF2383 domain-containing protein, producing MASTNKDVETLNSFLRGEISAVETYRQAIGHVSDGLARDALEYCQHDHEHRVEEIRERILRMGGEPVESSGMWGTFAKLVQGGADVLGEKAAIQALEEGEDHGLSDYQRDADQVHGENRRFVRMELIPAQKRTHERLSRLKRTLH
- a CDS encoding phosphoadenylyl-sulfate reductase; this encodes MSPPQSHASALLAEAAEVKDAPAQDLLAWAERRFGARAAIASSFGVEDMVLIDLARQHAPSLRLFTLDTGRLPPETYELMEVVRKRYGVTVETYFPERARVEALESTKGYFSFRQSLEARKECCAIRKVEPLSRALAGQQAWVTGLRREQSVTRTDVATLEVDSAHGLLKLNPLARWSSRDIWAYVRAKSVPYNALHDRGYPSIGCAPCTRAVKPYEDERAGRWWWESAENRECGLHPVR